GTCCAGGCCAGCCTGAGCACGGCTGATGGCTCGGTCTGGGTCGCTACCCGCAAGGGCCTGGCCCTGATCAGGGAGGGAATGGTTCTGTCCCGCACCGCTAAGGGCGGGCCGGTCTCGCCGGGGGCGTTCCATTTTACTTCCCTTTGCCTGGGAACGGACAGCTCGCTCTGGGCCGCCACGGACGGCATGGGCCTCTGGCAGCTGCCTCCCGGCGGCGACTGGGTCCGCCACGGCACGGAGAGCGGGTTGGCCTCCGAGGAAGTCTACTCCGTGGCCCGGGCCTCCTCCGGCCGGATCGCGGCGGGCACTGCGCTGGGACTGGGCCTGTATGACGGCACGCTGTGGCGCAACTACGGACCGCAGCAGGGAGTGGGGCCCGGAGCGGTGCGCTCGGTGTTCTGCGCCGCGGACAGCGCGCTCTGGCTCTGCGTGGAGGGCCAGGGTGTCGTGCGGTTCAACCCGGACCGTTTCGATCCGCCAGAGACCTGGGTCCTGAGTCCCGGCGGCGGGGCTTTCACTGCCGGCCCGGACACCCGCGCCCGCAGCTTCAGGCTTTCCACCGACAGCCTGCGCGGGCAGTTCTATCTTCCCGGCGGCTGGTCCGAGCCGCTGGAGGCCAACCCCACTGACAGCCTGCAAGTCGACAGCCTGACTGTCGAACTGGCCGCTCTCACACCCTGGTGGCCGGGCGCGGAGGGCGCGTTCCGCTATTCCTGGCGCCTGGACAACGGCCGCTGGAGCGCTTTCAGCCCGCGCAGCGACCTCGACCTCAAGGGCCTTTCCCCAGGCGCGCACGTGCTTTCGGTGCGCGCCCGCGGCCCGCACCTCAGGACCGACCCCACCCCGTCGCGCTACCGTTTCTACGTTGACCTGCCCGGCCCCTGGCGCGACTGGCGTGTCTATGCAGGCGTAGCCGTGCTTGCACTGATTATTTCAGGGCTGCTGGGGCGTCGGCGGATTGTCTGGTGGCTGGTCCGCGCCCGGCGGCGCAATTTCCGTCCCATCCAGCCCAACCCGTTCCATCCCCACCGTCCCCAGGCCGCCGATGAGCCGCTGCCGGGACGGGAGGCAGAGCTGGCGGCCCTTCTGCGCGAGGACGGCAACCAGTCGCTGGTCCTGCACGCCCAGCCGCGCAGCGGCCTGAGCAGCCTTCTGCGCCACGCCGCCGCCCGGATGCAGGCTGACGGGGCCGGGGCTGTGCTGATCGACCTTTCCGCCCCCGGCCTGGGCGACCTTCCCCGGCTGCTGCGCCGTCTGCTGGAAAGCCTCGGTGGACAGGCCCCGGCCGCGGGCGAGGCGGTCCGTCCCGAAAGCCTGATCCCCCTGGTCCGGGAGTACGGCCGTCCGGTGCGCCTGCTGTTCGACGGGGCGGAGGCACTCGGCCGCATGGCCGCCCGCGACAGCACCCTGGCCGCCCGGTTCAACGATTCGCTGCGCGAGCTGCTGCAGGCAGGCGACAGGGTGTCCCTGGTGTTCGGGGTCCATTCCCTGGAGCAGTTCCGGGCCGGGCTGCCGCAGCTCTACAGCATGAGCCGGTCCCTGAGCCTGGGCCCCCTGAGCGAGACCGCAGCGGCCCAGGCCCTGCTGCGCACCCTGTCCGGCAGCGCTACCCTGCACCGCGAGGCGCTGGTCGGCCTGGCCCGTCTGAGCGGGGGTCAGCCCTGCCTGCTCCAGCATCTGGGTTTTACCGTGGTGGAGTTGCTCAACGCCGAGGGGGTCAACTACCTGGAACCCGAGCAGGCGGACCGCGCGGTGGGGAGCCTCGTCGAATCACCCCCGGGGCTGCTGCTGGACCGCTGGGACGAGCTGTCCCGCACCGAGAAGCTTCTGCTGAGCGCCGCGGTGGCGCTGCGCTCGCGCTCCGGGCGGGACGGGCGGACCGGCCTGGCCGACATCGCCGGGCTGCTGCGCTCGCACGGACTCCCCCTGCTGGATGAGGAACTGGGCAAGGCCGCCGCGCTCCTGGCCGGTCGCGGGCTGATCGCCTATGACCCAGCCTCCGGGCGGCTCGACCCCGGTGACACCCTGCTCGCTCGCTGGGTGCGGGCGAACTGCCCGCCGGAAAGAGTCCTGGCCGCGGAGGACTACGAGCCCTCCGAGCTGCTGCACCGCGCGGCCGGGGCGATGAGCCAGTCGTTCCGGGCGGGCGAGTTGCTGGAGCGCCTGTTCGAGGTCCTTCGCCCGGCCCTGCGTTTCGGCTGGGCCGCCTGGCTGCCGCACGGACCCGGGCGTGGCGCCGCCACCGGGACCGGTCTGCCGGTTGAGGGCCTGCCGGAAACCCTGCCGCCCGAGGCCTCCGAATGCATGGGCCACCGGGCCGGAGCGTTTCTGGCGGACGAGAGCGCCATGCAGGACTGGACAGTTCAGGTGCCTGCCGGGACATTGCTGGTCCCGGAATTCCTGCACGGCGAGCTGGACGGGGTGTTCGCGTTCGGGCCGCGCGAGGGCGGGCAGCGCTATTCCAGCCGCGACCGCGGCCTGCTGGAGAGCATGGCCGACCAGGCCGCCGTGGCCCTGGAAAACGTGCGCCTCTACGAGCAGGAGACCGAGCGCGAGCGCATGCGCCAGGAGCTGGAGACCGCCCGCCGCATGCAGTTAGCCATCCTGCCCGAGCGCTCGTTCCGCGCGCCGGGGGTGGAGATTTGCGCCTATCTCAACCCGGCCAGCGAGGTGGGCGGCGACTATTTCGATTACCGGCGGCTGGATGAGGACCGTCTGGCTTTCGTGATCGGGGATGTCAGCGGCCACGGTCTGAGCGCCGGGACCCTGGTCTCGATGACCAAGAGCTGCCTGTTCAACCAGTTCCGGGTGGACCACAGCGCGTGCGCGGTGCTGACCGCGATGAACGACATGCTGCGCGGGGCGCTGAGCGAGCGCCTGCTGATGACGTTCTGCTACACGGTGTTCGACACCGCCGCGCGGCAGTGTATCTATTCCATCGCCGGGCACCCGTTCCCCTACCATCTGAGTGCAGCGGGCGAGCTGAGCGAGCTGGAACTGCCAGCCTACCCGCTGGGTGCGCGGGCCAGGAACGATTTCAAGCAGCGGAGCCTGTCCTACAGCCCCGGCGACCTGTTCGTGTTCTACTCGGACGGGATCGTGGAGGGATTGAACCCGGAGGGCGAGCAGTACGGGTTCGAACGGTTCGAAGAGTCCATCCGCCGCCAGGCCGGACGCGCCAGCGTGGAGGCGGTCAGCGCCGCCCTGCTCCTGGATTTCCAGGGCTTCGCCCGCGGCGCGGCCCAGGCGGATGACCTCACTCTGGTTGTAATCCGGACAGGATGAGCGATGAGCCTGGAATTCTCCATAGAGACCAGCCGTCAAACCCAGACCCGTCAGGGCGTACTGGAGGCTTTCTGGCGCAGCCTGCTCTCGGCCGGAGAGGCCGCTGCGCTCCTGTCCGGCCTGGCCGAGGCCCTTTCGTCCCTGACCGGCTGCGCAGCCGTGGCCTACTGCCTGGACCCGGACAGCGGTGAGCTGACCGCCGTGGGCAGCCTGCACGCGCCGGGGCTGTGCGCTCCCCGGCCGGAGGCGCTGGAGTTCCCGGAGGCCGCCGCCCCCCTGCGTCTGGACCTCTCCGCAGCACCCGACAGCACGTCCTGGGGTGAATTCATCGCCGTCAACCGCGCGGCCCTGGAGGGCTCCGGCTGGCGTCTGGCCTGGGCGCTGCCTGCCGCGGGCCGTCTGGCCGCTCTGGTGTTCCTCTGCGCCGGGACGCGGCTTCAGCGGCGCAGCGCGCGCACCGCGGCCGAGCTGGCCCTGCGCGCGGCGGTCCTGGGCCTGGAGCGTCTGGCCGCGCGAGAGCAGGTCCGCCGGGCCTCGTTCGAGTACCGTCTCAAGTTGCTGGAGATCGAGACCCTGCGCGATGTCGGCGTGGCCCTGGGCGGCCTGCTGGACCTGGACTGCCTCTGCCGCGAGCTGCTCGCGCGCGCCGCCTCGCTGCTCAACGCAGAGCGTGCCGCGGTGCTTCTGGCCCCGGTGGCGGATTCCTCCGGGGAAAGCGTCCCCCTGGCCGTGAAAGAGTCGTTCAACCTGGAACCGGGGCAGGCCGAGGCGTTGGAGCAGTTCGTGCGGGGAAGCCTCATCGCCGACCTGTCCGGGGGACTGGCCCTGCGGCTCAACCTCCCCGGCGCGCTGCCCTCGGCGACCGGCTGTGGCAAGCTGCTGGCCGCTCCGGTGCGCCACAAGGGTGTGCTGTTAGGGGCTCTCCTGGCCGCGGACAAGGAGGGCCGTCACGGCGCCCGGCCGGATTTCGACCCGGAGGACGAGGGCCTTCTGACCGCGATCGCCAATTTCGCCGGGGCCGCGGTCTCCAACGCCAACCTCTACCGCAGCGTCAACGAGATTCGCCGCTACAACGAGAGCATCCTGGCCAGCATCGCCAGCGGCGTGATCACCACCGGCGCCGGCGGGAAAATAGTGAGCTTCAACGCCTCGGCCGCGGCGATTTTCGGCCTGGAGCCGGCGG
The sequence above is drawn from the bacterium genome and encodes:
- a CDS encoding PAS domain S-box protein; the encoded protein is MSLEFSIETSRQTQTRQGVLEAFWRSLLSAGEAAALLSGLAEALSSLTGCAAVAYCLDPDSGELTAVGSLHAPGLCAPRPEALEFPEAAAPLRLDLSAAPDSTSWGEFIAVNRAALEGSGWRLAWALPAAGRLAALVFLCAGTRLQRRSARTAAELALRAAVLGLERLAAREQVRRASFEYRLKLLEIETLRDVGVALGGLLDLDCLCRELLARAASLLNAERAAVLLAPVADSSGESVPLAVKESFNLEPGQAEALEQFVRGSLIADLSGGLALRLNLPGALPSATGCGKLLAAPVRHKGVLLGALLAADKEGRHGARPDFDPEDEGLLTAIANFAGAAVSNANLYRSVNEIRRYNESILASIASGVITTGAGGKIVSFNASAAAIFGLEPAAAAGLSLEQLFASIGCPGLPERLRPALERGVAFQETSLRGVRPDGAELVLNVSAAALLDEESGGVRGLVVSVENISEPARVREMLKRYVSPEVAEAALSGGRIPGLGGELREVTVLFADIRGFTALAEARAPDEVVELLNRYYNLMIEVAFSFKGTVDKIVGDEIMVLFGAPVAFPDDNRRAALCALAMLRELERFNRERRGPGQPPLEAGIGLGRGTVIFGNIGSRRRMDYTVIGDTVNLASRLVAVARPGQIVVSDSVAESLGAQFSLQELGRLHLKGRREPVLAWSLTDGPRQ
- a CDS encoding SpoIIE family protein phosphatase encodes the protein MSWKLTIPSTPGRARCFLAAILSCLALQSPLPGATGPDPQRLASKNAELRQRLEALQARGEMFRWSAFEQGPLLRTGSVLKSVACPDGHLAFATDNSGLVLYDGVSLQVLDHRVGLPDDFVTAFVPLDSQAAWIGTAGGLVRAGGGRVLPPDNLPVSLRGALVSCLLSDPAGGLWVGTQSVGLWRLDGGGWTCVYGAPDSLSGPSQGINDLALDPAGRAIWAATVGAGLLRVDSHGVQRFPAPLGPGSEEIYCLLAGRDGLLWLGSAGAGAGFLAGSQWRRLDIPEAGNAGVTCLCELSDGSLLFGTTAGAWLYEAGAAEFSRLPLPEELSPYPVISAIESHGSLWLGISGQGLHVFDLELVRRYGPEQGLPAPQAFSLGQSGDGAMWCATREGVVRLENGRWSQPREAEFLPDRLVTCLSFGPLDRKCFGTYAGVLLLEQDGSRTVLDRDNGLASNMINHLQTDPTGGLWISTEGGGLVEYHAGGINQYSEAEGLPSAQVQASLSTADGSVWVATRKGLALIREGMVLSRTAKGGPVSPGAFHFTSLCLGTDSSLWAATDGMGLWQLPPGGDWVRHGTESGLASEEVYSVARASSGRIAAGTALGLGLYDGTLWRNYGPQQGVGPGAVRSVFCAADSALWLCVEGQGVVRFNPDRFDPPETWVLSPGGGAFTAGPDTRARSFRLSTDSLRGQFYLPGGWSEPLEANPTDSLQVDSLTVELAALTPWWPGAEGAFRYSWRLDNGRWSAFSPRSDLDLKGLSPGAHVLSVRARGPHLRTDPTPSRYRFYVDLPGPWRDWRVYAGVAVLALIISGLLGRRRIVWWLVRARRRNFRPIQPNPFHPHRPQAADEPLPGREAELAALLREDGNQSLVLHAQPRSGLSSLLRHAAARMQADGAGAVLIDLSAPGLGDLPRLLRRLLESLGGQAPAAGEAVRPESLIPLVREYGRPVRLLFDGAEALGRMAARDSTLAARFNDSLRELLQAGDRVSLVFGVHSLEQFRAGLPQLYSMSRSLSLGPLSETAAAQALLRTLSGSATLHREALVGLARLSGGQPCLLQHLGFTVVELLNAEGVNYLEPEQADRAVGSLVESPPGLLLDRWDELSRTEKLLLSAAVALRSRSGRDGRTGLADIAGLLRSHGLPLLDEELGKAAALLAGRGLIAYDPASGRLDPGDTLLARWVRANCPPERVLAAEDYEPSELLHRAAGAMSQSFRAGELLERLFEVLRPALRFGWAAWLPHGPGRGAATGTGLPVEGLPETLPPEASECMGHRAGAFLADESAMQDWTVQVPAGTLLVPEFLHGELDGVFAFGPREGGQRYSSRDRGLLESMADQAAVALENVRLYEQETERERMRQELETARRMQLAILPERSFRAPGVEICAYLNPASEVGGDYFDYRRLDEDRLAFVIGDVSGHGLSAGTLVSMTKSCLFNQFRVDHSACAVLTAMNDMLRGALSERLLMTFCYTVFDTAARQCIYSIAGHPFPYHLSAAGELSELELPAYPLGARARNDFKQRSLSYSPGDLFVFYSDGIVEGLNPEGEQYGFERFEESIRRQAGRASVEAVSAALLLDFQGFARGAAQADDLTLVVIRTG